TAAGCAGTTACAATGTGTGTTCAACCAGAATGAGGACGCGTGCCGTTATGGCAGTGCCATCGGGGTGCTGGCCTTTCTGGCCTCAGCCTTCTTCCTGGTGGTCGATGCCTTTTTCTCCCAGATAAGCAATGCTACCGACCGCAAGTACCTGGTCATTGGTGACCTGCTCTTCTCAGGTATGCCTGCGGCACTGGCACACCAGGGCTTCACAACTGAGGGGCCTTGGTGTTGTTGGGAGGGGTTGCCGATAGCAACTCAGGATCATGAGcctcacctgaggtttctcctaGGTCCCCCTGTACCCTGGGATGGCACACAAGGCATCCTGACTTCAGAAACTCCAGGGTGTTGGGGCACAAGGGTGAGGCATGGCATCAGGTTTCTGGACTCAGCCATCCCACCTAGCAGCGGACCCCTAAGCCCCCACTGCCCTCTGCTTCTATCGGTTACACAGCACAAAGCCTTGAGTCCCTCCTGGGCCCCTGGGAATCCCGTCTGTCCCTGGGGCCAACTCTTCCCTCCTTGTCTCCCCAGCTCTCTGGACTTTCCTGTGGTTCGttggtttctgcttcctgaccaacCAGTGGGCAGTCACCAAATCTGAAGATGTCCTGGTGGGAGCGGACTCAGCACGGGCAGCCATCACCTTCAGcttcttctccatcttttcctGGGTAGGTGGGCTGTGGAGGGCAGCTGCGGAGGCTTGGGTGGACATGGAAGTCCCATTGCCCTGCCCACATCTTGGGTCTTCCCCTGCAGGGTATGCTGGCTTCCCTGGCCTACCAGCGCTACAAGGTTGGAGTGGATGCCTTCATCCAGAACTATGTGGACCCCACCCCAGACCCTAACACAGCCTACGCCTCCTACCCCAGTGCCTCGGTGGAAAACTACCAGCAGCCGCCCTTCACCCAGAACGTGGAGACCACTGAAGGCTACCAGCCTCCCCCTGTGTACTGAGCAGccggggtggaggcagggggagtgCTTGGGGCCACGCCTCTCCCCTGGACTTCTTTCTGGAGGTTTGCTGCCTGGAACTGCAGACCCTCGCCTGTTACAGCCAAAGAGCCCATGCCTTTTTGCATCCTAGCTGCAGCCAGCCAGAGCACACCCGAAGTGCCTGTGCCCAAAGGGGCTTCACTGCCACCCACCCAAACCTCCTTTCTAGCAAAGGGTTTCCACTAGATCTTCTCTCTGCCGATCCCCAGTGCCTGGGATGGCGCCCAGGGCCTTGAATTTGCTTAACCAGTGCTACCACCGAGCGGTGTGCTCCGTTCCTTGTTGCTTTTGATAACCCTGGATCCTGTCCCGGCCAGGGCAGGTGCCTGCTGTATACTGTTTTTGACATACGCCATCGTTCCCCTCGCTGGAAGGCGGAGCTGGAGGCCACAGGAGCCCCAACtacctttttttccctccaaagaCAAGGTTGGGTGTCCATGCACCTATCTCCTCGGAGTGCCGGGCCTCGGCTGGCTCCTCACTCCCTCACTCAGGTTCATTACCCAGCTTCGGCTGGGCTCTATGCTCAGTGCTGTGTTCTGGGGTCACCACTGCCAGCTGTCCCCAGGCTGCTTGCCGCCAGCTGTAGAGCAGGCAGAGGCACTGGACAGCACTTCCTTCTTGCTCCCGCCCCTGACGGGAGGGAGGAGCTTTGCCTGgagaccacacccagctttatgtAAATATTCCCCAGCTCCCCAGCAGTCCTTAGATGCTAGTGAGGAGGACAGGGGCCCCTGCACTGAATGTACTGGGGACTTGGTGGGGACATCCCTGCCCTCATGTTCTGTAGACCAGTTGGGAGATGGaataaatgtttttctcagtgtGTTGTCCTTGATGGCGCCTCAGACAGGGGTAGAAATACACTTTGATTAGTATTGTTTTGAGAAGGCCTCAAGCTTATATAGCCAGAGATGACCCTCGGACCCTCCCCAAGTACTTGGTTTTAAACCTGGACTTCATGTTAgacaactgagctacaccccagcttTTCAAAGATTGTAtctagatagcccaggctggcctcaaaacttaCCCCAGACTCTGAAGcacaggcctgtgctgccatgTTTGGCTAGACCAGAgtctctcactatgtaacccaggcaaGCTTCCAACttaaggcaatcctcctgcctcagcctggctccagagctttttttgagacagggtctcactgtgtagatctggctgtcctggaactcagagagatccacctggctctgcctcctgagtgttggggatAAAGCTGTATTCCCAGCTAGAACGCGTACTTTGAACATGGGATAGAGCTCCCCCCAATGGGGTCTCCTTCCAACTGCCTTCTTCTGCATCCTAAAATAGTACTGTGCCAGCTGGTAAAGATGGGTTGTCCTGAATAGCCAGCATGGGTACCTTCCTAGAGCAGGCCTCGAGGCTGCCCCTCTCACTGCCTCCTCCAGAGCAGACACTTGCCATTCGAAGTGAAGGGCACAGTGGGGGAGGTCGAGTCATCTCTATCGGGAAGTACGTGCCCGCCGAGGCAGCTCTTTTGTGCAATGATGAGGCCATCAATAGCGGGTTCTGACAGTTTCCAAATCTGAAGTATGAACAAACTAACAAGGTGCTATATATACCCAGGCTCGGAGCAGGAGGCCTCCCTCCCCTCTGGAGCATGTCCCCAATCTGGGCTCGGCGCCAGGGACACACCGACACATCTTAGACGCAGGTCTTTGGCTTTCAAGAGAGTTGTCACAGCCCACTTTCCAAGGCACACGAGCTGCTTTCTCAACCCAAATCAAGTGTCGGTTACCAAACCTGACCTCCCAGCGCCAGCCAGACGCCATCCCCTCGGCTCCCCCGCTGCTTTGCCACTTTTGTCCTGAAACCCACCAGACAGGAAGGTGGGTGACTGCTGCCCTTGGGCAAAAGAGGGAAGAAATCCCTGCCCCCAGGTCATGTGGACTCTGGCTGCAAGATTTGGGGAAACCCAGGTTAAAGAGAAATACGCTCTCAGGTAGCAAACTTTAATATTAATTGTTTACACTATCGCACAAGAGTCCCGAGTCACAGGGCTGGGGCTCAGCAGGGCAAGCCCTGGTGCCACTGTGGAAAGATTGGcccagggggcggggcgggggcgcaCCATGGGAGTGTAGGTCAGGCTTCAGCACAAAGGGAGGGCTGTGAGGGCTGGAGCCTCGGCAAGGGGCGGGGCTCCGggagactgaaacccagcagcaAAAGCCACCAAGGAGGAAGAAGTCAGCACCAACAATGTCACAACACCATGTGGCTCTGTCCTCACCTCTGGCTGGATGTCAAACCTTAACCACCAGACAGGTGCTGGCCCCAGTCTGGGCTGAAGCATCTCTGCAACCAAGGGAACTAAAAAAGGCTGTGACAAGCGGAGGAGCCCGTCCAGGGCAGTGTCCATTAGGTACGGCAATTCCAGCCCCTCCTCCGGTCTCTGAGAGTCCAGCCTGGGGTAGGAGCCGGCAGGCCCCAGGTcctctcagttggtagagttgtGCTGTAGGACTTGCTGAGGGGCAAAGAGCTTCCTGACAGCCGAGGCCTCTCCAGCCTGGCCCAGCACGGGGCAGTTCTCTTTGTTGTCTGGCCCAGCAGGCTGGACCGAGGACTTCTTAAAGTAGCAAAGGCGGCACACGGAGTGATACTTGTCGGCTCCACCTATCACCTCCACCTGGTGGACAGGGCCACAGAGGATGTGTGAGCATAGCACTCAGAAGCCCAGGCCCACCCGACTCCATGGACAGAAGCACAAGGAGCTACCTCCTTCTCCAGGCCCAGCCTCTTGGTGTAGGCCGCTTCTCGGAAGCACTCCATACACACAGCGGTCAGCTTCACCACGCTCTCAGCCAGCGGCACCAGGTTCAAGATGCTGCCAAAAGCCTGCACACAGGATAGCAGGCATGGTTGGTCACTCTTCCAGGCTGCTCCCCTTTgcctgtgttcatgtgcatgcgtGCGGAAGCCAGAGAGTACCCATAGGTGCTCTTCCTCCAGCACTGTCCacgttggttgtttttgttttttggaaacaGGTTTTTTCACTGGcttggagcttgctgtgtaggctaggctggcttacGGGTGAGCTGAGATtcacccgtctctgcctcccagtggtgGGGTAATAAATGCGCACCAGCTTGcctggcatttttaaaaagagggttCTGAGGATCAATCGCAGGTCTGCatgctttgcaaggcaagcacGTTGTAGCCTGAGTTCTTGCAGCTTCTCCCTCACACCATATGATCAGGATACCTCACCCTGATGCCGCTTTCTAGAGAGCCACACCCTCATGCTCTCAGGCCCTTGGCCTGGTCAGAGCACTGTTCTGAACATACCTACTTCTGGGTGTACTGTCTCATGCTCAAATCCCCACCTCCCTCTCAGGACCCACTGCCAGGCCCGAGTCAGACACTTTACCTTTCTCTGGAAGGTTCCGTCTAATGCTGCCACAATCACTGTCTTGCCTGCATTGGCCATCATTTCACAGAATTCCACGATGTCAGGGAACTGGGAAAGTCGGTAGAGGAGGAAGTGAGGCAGCTGCCATGAGCCCCGAGCTGGAGACCAGGCCATGCGGCCGTTCCTGGGCAGCACCCACCTGCATGCCCCGCTACCCAGACCTTCCCATGGTGTGGCAGCGAGACGCTGCCCTGCGCTTGCCAGCAGAGTTCCACACCCAACAGAGACCTCCATAAACGGAGGAGAGGCCGGAACTTCCCCGCAGTCCTCTGAAGGAACTGGCCCTGCCATACCTTTAATCAATCATGGGTTTCTGCCTTCTAGAACCGCTCGTGAACAAAACCCTGTGCTTAAAGATTTTATGGAGTCGGGGCGGCCTTAGAAGCTAAACACAGCTTCTGTTTAAAATAGACTCTCACAGAGggctgggatggctcagcaggtaagcacttgctgctctttcaaaggacggGGTTCAGGTTGCCGGCACCCACATGGTTACTAACAACCATCTTTCCATGGccctcagtgccctcttctggtctctacggGCACCACACACTcagggtgcacatacatacttatAGCTATACACTCatgctcacttaaaaaaaaaaaaaaaaggaactttgctgggcatggtgacacaggcctttaataccagcacttgagaagcagaggcagatagatctctgttcattcaagaccagcctggtctccagaacaGTCAGTTTGCCCAGCTGGCTCCTGACACACCTCTCCTGAAACAGCTGTAGATGGGTCCTTgccctgtccccagcccctgATCTTGCTGGCTCCAGTTCTTTCAGGGCCTTTTATGTTCAGCATACATGTCATGTCCAagaatgtgtgtgaacatgtatagGCCAAGACCAACACTGGGCGTTTCCCTTAATAGTTCTTCACCTTGTATGTCTTTTTCTtgccttctttttgagacagggtctcactttgtagccctggctggcctggaacttgctatgtagaccaggctagccttgaactcagagatctacttgcctcttcTAAgactaaaggcatatgctaccaagCTTGGcttttccaccttgttttttgagatgggtctctcACCGAATCTAGAGCTCAATGATTCAGTGAGATTGCTGAACAGCATGCTCCAGggacctgcttgcctctgcctccctaatacCAGGATTACGGACACTGGCTATACCCAGTGTTTTACAGGGTGCTAGGAACCAGAGCTCAGGTTCTCATGTGTGCAGAGACGGTGCCTCACTAACTGAattctctccccatcccttttgttttttattttttaattggttgttactgtatagcccaggctagcctgggacttgccataatcccctgcctcagccttctgaatattGAGTTAATAGGTgctgccactgtgcctggttctTCAGACCAGGTCTTTTAACACATcatccctcccccacaccttagtgctccacccctcccccacgccTTCCTCCTTATTCCCTCCCAGCTGTCATCCACCAACACAGGTGAGCTGGAAGTTCCAGTTTTGTCTCCAGAACCTAGAATGCCACAGCCAAAGGGCAGATACTTGGAATGGATGTGATTGGTCCCTGGACCCAGCCATTCCCACAATAGTCACAGCATGTGACATGGCCTGCTCTATaaaaacacatgtatataattaGAAGCATCCAGGCCGGGCTGGCCCTCACTCAGAGTCGGGGCACTGGCTGAACATAATCTCCTGGGCCAACATCAGGCCAGGCACCCTAGCCATTGTGGATAAAGACCACTCCCCACTCAATCACAGCATCAACGAAACTTAGGTACAGTCTACGCCAAGAGGAACCAGCGAGGCACCACCCTCCTTCCAGGCCCCTCCCACAACTAAGGGTGCAGGTTCCTCATGTTTCCTGGTCCACAGCAAAGCCAGACTTTAGCGCTTCTGCCAAGGGATGGAAGGGAGCTTCTCCCCTCTCTGGAGTCCCACTGCTCCATGCCTGCTGTGCCCTGTGGCAGGTTCTAGAGTCCATGATGTGGCGCTTGCAGGGCATTCCCAGTAGTCT
This Peromyscus maniculatus bairdii isolate BWxNUB_F1_BW_parent chromosome 8, HU_Pman_BW_mat_3.1, whole genome shotgun sequence DNA region includes the following protein-coding sequences:
- the Syngr2 gene encoding synaptogyrin-2 isoform X1; translated protein: MESGAYGAANAGGSFDLRRFVSQPQVVTRLVSMVLALIVFSCIFGEGYSNTHESKQLQCVFNQNEDACRYGSAIGVLAFLASAFFLVVDAFFSQISNATDRKYLVIGDLLFSALWTFLWFVGFCFLTNQWAVTKSEDVLVGADSARAAITFSFFSIFSWGMLASLAYQRYKVGVDAFIQNYVDPTPDPNTAYASYPSASVENYQQPPFTQNVETTEGYQPPPVY
- the Syngr2 gene encoding synaptogyrin-2 isoform X2, which encodes MESGAYGAANAGGSFDLRRFVSQPQVVTRLVSMVLALIVFSCIFGEGYSNTHESKQLQCVFNQNEDACRYGSAIGVLAFLASAFFLVVDAFFSQISNATDRKYLVIGDLLFSGYAGFPGLPALQGWSGCLHPELCGPHPRP
- the Tk1 gene encoding thymidine kinase, cytosolic, whose product is MSYINLPTVLPGSPSKTRGQIQVILGPMFSGKSTELMRRVRRFQIAQNKCLVIKYAKDTRYSSSFSTHDRNTMDALPACLLRDVIQEALGVAVIGIDEGQFFPDIVEFCEMMANAGKTVIVAALDGTFQRKAFGSILNLVPLAESVVKLTAVCMECFREAAYTKRLGLEKEVEVIGGADKYHSVCRLCYFKKSSVQPAGPDNKENCPVLGQAGEASAVRKLFAPQQVLQHNSTN